GTTACATGCGCGCGTCGGTTAGCCCGAGGCGCGCACAGCGCCCTCGGACACCCAGCAGGGGCCACGCGCTCTCtgcacctcaccccacccccaccccgcttcTCGAAGGCGGCGTCTCTCCTGTAGGGGGACCCGTCCGCGGTGGGACCAGGCACATTGGTCCGCCCGTTGAGCTCGAGACCGGGGGTGGCGCGGCGGCTCTCAGGGATTCCTGGCCCAAGATGCGCCAGAAGCAGCAAGACAGCCCGAGCCAAAGCGCGGCGGGGCTCACGGAAGGAGGCCGAGCGGGGCCGGGCTCCCAGGAGGACGGCAGAAGGTGCGGGCGGCCCTGCGGGTGCTGGGGCAAGATGGGGGCGGAAGCCCGGTGGGAGCGGAGCGGGGGAGGGGGCACAGTACCGTGCCGCCGGCTCCCGGGCGCGCGCGGGCGAAGCGGCGGCGGCCCCGCGTGGTCGGCCGGCCCCCCGGCGGGTCATTTGCATGCTGTCACGGCCCCGCGCTGACTCCCGGGCGCGCGGCTCGCTCGCTCACTCACTCGCGCTCGGCTTCTGCCACCGCTCCGCCGGCGCAGCCCCGGAGAGCCTGAGAGCCGGCGAGTCCCCGAGCTGGCGAAGGAGGGAGGGAACCCGAGAGGGAGGGAGCGAGGGCGCGCCCCGGCTCTCTGTCGGCCCCGCCGCCCGCCCTTCCTGCTACCCCAGGTCCGCCTCAGGCCCCCGCTGTCACACTTGGGAAACTTGGGACGGCGCGGGGGCCGCGTGCGGCAcctcggggtggggggtgggggcggccctGGCCTGGAgaggcggaggaggaggaggggggcggagaggaggaggaagaggaggaagtgagCCCGAAGGATCCGCTCAGAGCTGTTTGTCCAGCTGTTTCTATTCGCACCCCGAGCGGCGCAGCCAAGAGGGGGCCGAGCCGACGGTGGCCGGCTTTTGACGCTCAATTCCAACTCTTCTTCTCCTCTCAGCTTGTCTGTCCCAGACACCCTGGAGTCTCCTCCGGCCGGCCCGGCGGGCGCGCACCTGccagctgcccctgacctcgcGGGCCAGGCGGCCCCCGAGCCGGAGAACATGGCCCAGCCCAAGTCCGACTGCCGCTCACCTGTCGGCCTCGACTGCTGCAACTGCTGCCTGGACCTGGCCCACCGGAGCGGGCTCCAGCGCGACAATGGCGGGGACAACAACAACTCGGGCAGCCCCACCGTGAGCAACTTTCGGCAGCTGCAGGAGAAGCTGGTCTTCGAGAACCTCAACACCGACAAGCTCAATAGCATAATGCGGCAGGATTCGCTAGAGCCCGTACTGCGGGACCCCTGCTACCTGATCAACGAGGGCATCTGCAACCGCAACATCGACCAGACCATGCTTTCCATTCTGCTCTTCTTCCACAGGTGGGTGGCGGGGCACGCGCGGGTGGGCACCTGGTCTCGGCTGCCTCGCACCTGCCTGGGCTGAATGCGCCCCCTCTGGAAGGCTGAGAGGGGCACTGGAGGTTTGGGCGCCCGGGACCGCCACAACCCGACCCAGGAGGCTACCTCGATTCCTGTGTGGCTGAGGGGAGGCCTGGCAG
This genomic interval from Bos indicus x Bos taurus breed Angus x Brahman F1 hybrid chromosome X, Bos_hybrid_MaternalHap_v2.0, whole genome shotgun sequence contains the following:
- the TSC22D3 gene encoding TSC22 domain family protein 3 isoform X2, whose product is MAQPKSDCRSPVGLDCCNCCLDLAHRSGLQRDNGGDNNNSGSPTVSNFRQLQEKLVFENLNTDKLNSIMRQDSLEPVLRDPCYLINEGICNRNIDQTMLSILLFFHSASGASVVAIDNKIEQAMDLVKNHLMYAVREEVEILKEQIRELVEKNSQLERENTLLKTLASPEQLEKFQSRLSPEEPAPETPETPEAPGGSAV
- the TSC22D3 gene encoding TSC22 domain family protein 3 isoform X1, with the translated sequence MRQKQQDSPSQSAAGLTEGGRAGPGSQEDGRSLSVPDTLESPPAGPAGAHLPAAPDLAGQAAPEPENMAQPKSDCRSPVGLDCCNCCLDLAHRSGLQRDNGGDNNNSGSPTVSNFRQLQEKLVFENLNTDKLNSIMRQDSLEPVLRDPCYLINEGICNRNIDQTMLSILLFFHSASGASVVAIDNKIEQAMDLVKNHLMYAVREEVEILKEQIRELVEKNSQLERENTLLKTLASPEQLEKFQSRLSPEEPAPETPETPEAPGGSAV